CAGGTAGTGCTAAGCACAATCCATTGCCATTATTGTAATGAGAGTGAAAGATAATCAAACTTGGCAGGATCTGAACAATTATAAATTAGCAAGATAAGACAGGGAATGGAAGAATGCAAAACAGGGGAGGAGCGTGTCCATTTCTTAACAGTGTGACTCTTCTAATTATTAACTTAACCTTCAAGACCTTAGGTGGTTCTTATTCAAATGACTCAGTCTTATTCCATATTGCCTCTGAAGAAACATCTCCTAACAGGTCCACAATGAGGAGAAGGCAAACAACAGATTCGCTTCATTCATCCACAGATCCGAgtgaaggaagggagaaatTAAGGCTGAAACAAGAGGTCGGCCTGATTAGCGGAGTGTCATTAATTGCTGGCACCATGATAGGCTCGGGAATCTTTATGTCCCCTGAGTGGGTGCTGCATCACATGGGGAGCCCCGCCAGCAGCCTGCTCATGTGGGCAGCATGTGGTCTGCTGGCCATGTTCGGAGCCCTGTCTTACGCTGAGCTTGGAACCGTGATCAGAGAGTCTGGAGGCGAATATATTTACATCTTGAGGATTTTTGGttcctttcctgcttttcttttcgCCTACACTTCTGTCATCCTGGTGAGACCAGCTGGGTTGGCAGCTGTCTGTCTGAGCTTTGCCGAATACGCCGTCGCGCCGTTCTACCCAGGATGCTCATCCCCACAGGTTGTCATCAAATgtacagctgctgcctgcatccTGGTCCTAACCATCATCAACTGCCTCAACGTGAGGCTGGCGATGTCTGTTATGAATGTTTTTACAGCTGCCAAACTCTTGGCTTTGCTGGTGATTGTGGTGGGCGGATTGGTGCTGCTTGCCAAGGGGCAGACTCAGAGCTTTCAGAACGCTTTTCAAGGCACAAACGCAGGTATTGGGACGATCGGAGTGGCATTTTATCAGGGGCTCTGGTCCTACGATGGCTGGAACAACCTGAACTACGTAACTGAGGAACTGAAGAACCCTGAGGTGAGTGAGCTGCGTTGCATGTGCCCAGTGGTTATGCAAATTTGCTGCGATGGGTAACCGAGGGATAGGGCATCAaggaaaaactgctgttttgatGTTGCTGTTGTAGTGGGGCAGGACACCTATGGATGTGTCTGGAAACGTGACAGGACAAACAAAAATGAGGCTTAAAGGAAAAGTGCAGCCTACCCAGAAGAAAGCGCTACCAGACCTCAGTGGCTGGAGAAAGAGCTTCTAGGTGGTTGAGTGCTGAAGTTTCCTCAGAGTTCAGAGCATCTCACCCTAGATACCCAGATTTATGCAGAAAAGTGCTGCAGCCACCCTACTGCTAAAGGTTTCTCAATGCCACATATTTCTCAAAAGATCTAATCTGTAATGTGTGCTTCAGAAAAACACTTGTCCCTCCTCATTGCATGGAGGGGAAGTTCAGAGCAGGCCAAGCCTCACTGATAAGGGAATCTAAGCCTCTGAACAACGCTTGTCTTTAATAATCTATTTTCTAGGCGTTGTTTGGTCCATGCTGTAGGCACTGAAGTAACTCACTTGCATCTCACATCAGCCCTCCCTGTGCCGTACAGATCACAGATGGGACACCACAGCACCGTCAAGCTGTGTGAGCACAGCATGGATAGCTTGCACTTTCTGCCAGTGCAGTGTGCAAGATTTTACAGTTTAAATGGAAATGCACGGTTGAATATTAATCTAAATGGAAGCAAAGATCCTAGAATCACGTGGCACTCTCTCCCACAGGACTGCGTGTACTGATTTTCAGACCTGGTCAGGGTGGAGGTAACAACATAAGGAATTGACATATCTTGTCCTACAGTAAGAGTGGGGAATACAAAAATGAATATctcatgtttttaatataaaatggCACTGAGATGACTACTAGGTGCTCTTTTCTCGTGCTTTTAATTGCACGAAGCAATGGTTGCTGATTTTGATGCGCCTTAAAGTAGTCTGTGGGGTTCACAGGTAGTATTctgtcttaagaaaaaaaataattccttcctGGAGCAGGTTTCCCTTGTGCTGTTATATAGGATGCAGCACACAGTGGTATTTCACCCATTTCAATCGGATGTTCATGCAGAAATGAGCACATCAGGAGCCATACCCAGCAAATAAACcaatatgaaaataatcagCAAGTGTGCAACAGACTTCTTGGGCATCTACGAAGCAAAATTTTTTGAGtatgatttgttttattttgaggaaCAGCTTTTGAAATGTACAGCCTAATAG
This genomic stretch from Meleagris gallopavo isolate NT-WF06-2002-E0010 breed Aviagen turkey brand Nicholas breeding stock chromosome 2, Turkey_5.1, whole genome shotgun sequence harbors:
- the LOC100542678 gene encoding b(0,+)-type amino acid transporter 1-like isoform X1 yields the protein MQNRGGACPFLNSVTLLIINLTFKTLGGSYSNDSVLFHIASEETSPNRSTMRRRQTTDSLHSSTDPSEGREKLRLKQEVGLISGVSLIAGTMIGSGIFMSPEWVLHHMGSPASSLLMWAACGLLAMFGALSYAELGTVIRESGGEYIYILRIFGSFPAFLFAYTSVILVRPAGLAAVCLSFAEYAVAPFYPGCSSPQVVIKCTAAACILVLTIINCLNVRLAMSVMNVFTAAKLLALLVIVVGGLVLLAKGQTQSFQNAFQGTNAGIGTIGVAFYQGLWSYDGWNNLNYVTEELKNPEVTLPRAVIIAIPLVTCLYLLVNISYFAAMAPSELLTSGAVAVTWGNKVLANWAWLISLSVALSTFGSSNGTFFSGSRVCYIAAREGHMPDILSMAHVRCLTPSPALLFTSAMSLIMIISGNFTSIVTYFRSQLSSP